In one Antennarius striatus isolate MH-2024 chromosome 1, ASM4005453v1, whole genome shotgun sequence genomic region, the following are encoded:
- the traf6 gene encoding TNF receptor-associated factor 6: MSFVDSSKSLEEDSYEGGAAGQLSSCALAVLEKERESLRSPAESPGTFISSSSSSLQAATPLQGYDVDFDPPLESKYECPICLMALRNAIQTPCGHRFCKSCIEKSIRDTGQRCPVDNERLSEEQLFPDNFAKREILSLTVRCPHPGCADRMELRHLENHVSLCPLATLPCPQCQQAVRKSRLEEHRALECQRRLVSCHECLASFVHEERELHEQQCPFAGVTCQYCELSLIRHQMESHCDTDCPKAPIACSFSTFGCKERMLRHNLAQHMQEFTQMHMHYMAEFLRGVCVNGVTPKPPWSLGAPGAPEDPASSSPPSAACGAARAASCAPPPPSEDLQRLGEMDRRLVTQDHQLRELVILKETQTGQLAELRRRVSLLEEKVKELETQQSHGVFIWPLRGFSAHLRNQEAGLPVVEHSPGFYTGRPGYKLCLRLHLQTPNAPRCSNFISLFVHTMQGAFDAQLSWPFQGTIRLAILDQGPEGQHHVEVMETKPDLQAFQKPTLQRNPKGFGYVTFLHLHQLSQRPYLKDDTLLIRCEVTARFDGPFQREGPAVQPRGPEAEGLRGTPPG; the protein is encoded by the exons ATGTCGTTCGTGGACAGCAGTAAgagtctggaggaggacagcTACGAGGGGGGGGCCGCCGGCCAGCTGTCCAGCTGCGCTCTGGCGGTGCTGGAGAAGGAGCGCGAGTCCCTACGCAGTCCCGCAGAGAGTCCCGGCAccttcatcagcagcagctcctccagcctcCAGGCGGCCACCCCCCTCCAGGGCTACGACGTTGACTTCGACCCCCCCTTGGAGAGTAAATACGAGTGTCCCATCTGCCTCATGGCCCTGAGGAACGCCATCCAGACGCCCTGTGGACACCGCTTCTGCAAGAGCTGCATAGAGAAGTCAATCCG CGACACGGGCCAGCGGTGCCCCGTGGACAACGAGAGGCtgtcggaggagcagctgttcCCCGATAACTTTGCCAAGCGTGAGATCCTGTCGCTGACGGTGCGCTGCCCCCACCCCGGCTGCGCCGACAGGATGGAGCTGCGCCACCTAGAG AACCACGTGTCCCTGTGCCCGTTGGCCACGCTGCCCTGCCCCCAGTGCCAGCAGGCGGTGAGGAAGAGCCGTCTGGAGGAGCACCGCGCCCTGGAGTGCCAGCGGCGGCTGGTGTCCTGTCACGAGTGTCTGGCCAGCTTCGTGCACGAGGAGAGAGAG cTCCACGAGCAGCAGTGTCCCTTCGCCGGCGTGACGTGTCAGTACTGTGAGCTGAGCCTCATCCGACACCAG ATGGAGTCCCACTGTGACACCGACTGCCCCAAAGCCCCCATCGCCTGCAGTTTCAGCACCTTTGGCTGTAAAGAACGG ATGCTGCGTCACAACCTGGCCCAGCACATGCAGGAGTTCACGCAGATGCACATGCACTACATGGCCGAGTTCCtgaggggggtgtgtgtgaaCGGCGTCACGCCCAAGCCCCCGTGGTCGCTGGGGGCCCCGGGTGCCCCCGAGGATCCAGCATCATCGTCACCACCATCAGCAGCCTGCGGCGCCGCCAGAGCAGCGTCCTgtgctccacccccccccagcgaGGACCTGCAGCGGCTGGGAGAGATGGACCGGCGCCTGGTGACCCAGGACCACCAGCTCCGAGAGCTGGTCATCCTGAAGGAGACGCAG ACGGGCCAGCTGGCGGAGCTGCGGCGCCGGGTGTcgctgctggaggagaaggtgaagGAGCTGGAGACCCAGCAGTCCCACGGGGTCTTCATCTGGCCCCTGAGGGGCTTCTCCGCCCACCTGAGGaaccaggaggcggggcttccgGTGGTGGAGCACAGCCCCGGCTTCTACACGGGCCGGCCCGGCTACAAGCTGTGCCTGCGGCTGCACCTGCAGACCCCCAACGCCCCCCGCTGCTCCAACTTCATCTCGCTGTTCGTCCACACCATGCAGGGGGCGTTTGACGCCCAGCTCAGCTGGCCCTTCCAGGGCACCATCCGCCTGGCCATCCTGGACCAGGGCCCCGAGGGCCAGCACCACgtggaggtgatggagaccAAACCCGACCTGCAGGCCTTCCAGAAGCCCACCCTCCAGCGCAACCCCAAGGGCTTCGGCTACGTCACCTTCCTGCACCTGCACCAGCTGAGTCAGCGCCCCTACCTGAAGGACGACACCCTGCTGATCCGCTGCGAGGTCACCGCGCGCTTCGACGGGCCCTTCCAGCGCGAGGGGCCCGCCGTGCAGCCCCGGGGCCCCGAGGCTGAGGGACTGAGGGGAACCCCCCCGGGGTGA